The proteins below are encoded in one region of Juglans microcarpa x Juglans regia isolate MS1-56 chromosome 4D, Jm3101_v1.0, whole genome shotgun sequence:
- the LOC121260223 gene encoding uncharacterized protein LOC121260223 yields the protein MKDIADLQAIGTGDNYRLIQDLQKTANLYLEKEELKWKQRVKQNWLHKGDRNTQYYHNTVASESTFSTGGRVLDSFRSSLAPATVEALICTQNWIKGTPIHVSDVLKYEEADVKEEGDDQPGFVIHETASTATSDAVWLCVGPTIDMSHSNQHNSPFSELTDTAPPQNQIDQIEKL from the exons ATGAAGGACATAGCTGATTTGCAAGCTATTGGAACAGGTGACAATTATAGACTTATTCAAGACTTGCAAAAGACGGCGAACCTTTATCTTGAGAAGGAAGAACTAAAATGGAAGCAAAGGGTAAAGCAAAACTGGTTGCATAAAGGAGACAGAAACACTCAATACTATCACAA caccgtagcctcagagtcgaCTTTTAGCACcggaggacgtgtattagattcatttcggagttcattagctcctgctactgtggaggctttgatttgcacgcaaaattggatcaagggaactccaattcatgtttcAGATGTTCTTAagtatgaggaggccgacgtcAAGGAGGAGGGTGATGATCAGCCTGGatttg tgatacatgagacggcgTCTACAGCTACCTCTGATGCAGTATGGCTTTGTGTTGGACCCACCATTgacatg tctcacagcaatcaACACAACTCACCATTCAGTGAACTCACCGatacggctccaccccaaaatcaaattgatcaaattgaaaaattatga
- the LOC121260416 gene encoding pectinesterase-like, with protein MYNVRKRIVFLLTFLAISAIVLALHSHITHLKKSPKTIDTSRIHLHKHIQVAHSTCQGTLYPDLCVSTLSSFPDLTSKSLQQIISATVNHTIYEVKSSSSNCTGIRKKLKNLLDPLEKRALDDCLELFDNTIAELRTTISDLFAMRKSSASKNYHNLQTLLSAAMTNQYTCLDGFAYSKGNVREEIKNSLYNISHHVSNSLAILKKVPGINSSKSEVYPEYGKMKNGFPSWVARKDRKLLQSSVNETKYDLVVATDGTGNFTTIGDAVAAAPNSSTTRFVIYIKAGAYFENVEVERKKTNLMFIGDGIGKTIVKASRNVVDGWTTFRSATVAVVGDGFIAKGITFENSAGPSKHQAVALRSSADLSAFYQCSFVAYQDSLYVHSLRQFYRDCDIYGTVDFIFGNAAVVFQNCNLYARKPNENQRNIFTAQGREDPNQNTGISILNCKVTAASDLIPVKSSFETYLGRPWKEYSRTVFLQSYIDDLIDPAGWLEWNGTFALSTLYYGEYMNRGPGSNTSARVTWPGYRVINSSTEASQFTVGAFLQGNEWLNSTVIPYYVNLS; from the exons ATGTATAATGTAAGGAAAAGAATTGTATTCTTGCTAACATTCTTGGCCATTTCAGCCATTGTCTTAGCCCTACACTCCCACATAACCCATCTGAAGAAAAGCCCCAAAACCATAGATACCTCCCGCATACACCTCCACAAACACATCCAAGTTGCCCATTCAACATGCCAAGGTACACTCTACCCAGACCTATGCGTCTCAACCCTCTCTTCTTTCCCAGATCTCACTTCCAAATCTCTCCAACAGATCATCTCAGCCACTGTAAACCACACCATCTACGAGGTCAAAAGCTCCTCCTCCAACTGCACCGGCATCCGGAAGAAGCTCAAGAATCTCCTCGACCCCCTTGAAAAGAGAGCTCTCGACGACTGCCTTGAGCTCTTCGACAACACCATAGCCGAGCTTCGAACAACTATCTCCGACCTCTTCGCCATGAGGAAATCATCAGCCTCCAAGAATTACCATAACCTGCAAACACTGCTGAGCGCCGCAATGACCAACCAGTACACGTGCCTTGATGGGTTTGCTTATAGCAAAGGAAATGTGAGAGAAGAAATCAAGAACAGCTTGTATAATATCTCTCACCACGTAAGTAACTCTCTGGCCATACTGAAGAAAGTCCCGGGCATTAACAGTTCCAAATCCGAGGTGTACCCCGAGtatggaaaaatgaaaaatggctTCCCATCTTGGGTTGCGCGGAAAGATCGAAAACTGTTGCAATCTTCAGTGAACGAGACCAAATATGACTTGGTGGTGGCTACTGATGGCACTGGAAATTTCACCACTATCGGGGACGCAGTTGCTGCAGCCCCAAACTCGAGCACAACCAG GTTTGTGATATACATAAAGGCGGGTGCATATTTTGAGAATGTGGAGGtagagaggaagaagacgaaCTTGATGTTCATCGGAGATGGGATTGGAAAGACGATTGTGAAAGCGAGTAGGAATGTGGTGGATGGGTGGACTACATTCCGGTCAGCCACCGTAG CTGTGGTGGGGGATGGATTCATAGCCAAGGGTATCACCTTTGAGAACTCAGCAGGGCCAAGCAAACACCAAGCCGTTGCTCTAAGGAGCAGTGCAGATCTTTCAGCATTCTACCAATGCAGCTTTGTTGCCTACCAAGACAGCCTCTACGTCCATTCGCTCAGACAGTTTTATCGCGACTGTGACATTTATGGAACAGTCGACTTCATCTTTGGAAATGCAGCAGTAGTTTTCCAAAACTGCAACCTCTATGCTCGCAAACCAAACGAGAACCAAAGAAACATTTTCACTGCTCAAGGGAGAGAAGACCCTAACCAGAACACTGGGATCTCCATCTTAAACTGCAAAGTTACAGCTGCTTCGGATTTGATTCCGGTGAAGTCTTCCTTCGAAACTTACCTGGGTCGTCCGTGGAAAGAGTATTCTAGGACGGTTTTTCTCCAGTCCTACATTGATGATTTGATTGACCCGGCTGGATGGCTGGAATGGAATGGCACGTTTGCACTGAGCACACTGTATTATGGGGAGTATATGAACAGAGGTCCGGGCTCCAACACAAGCGCAAGGGTGACATGGCCTGGTTATAGGGTCATCAACAGCTCAACCGAGGCAAGCCAGTTTACAGTTGGAGCATTTTTGCAAGGAAATGAGTGGCTGAATTCTACTGTTATTCCATACTATGTCAATTTGAGTTAA